The following proteins are encoded in a genomic region of Planococcus lenghuensis:
- a CDS encoding ATP-binding protein, producing MPKAIKEFYYILICITAAIAVIYFFATPAAPVSFLYTGIVIGGIGAVFSLALLQFTETRETEYLYFVLLGAVLLYVAFTPDAIFWMGGAAGIIAIFLAEGFLNARRHYPSTEWLIQSLLAVNIAMVIVPFASIEAAEVAVPIALAVTTLMLIFISMAIQLKKLAYIRFFLAGLLLLGISPLIDPLLIPLGILLLAIAIEEKTQMKRDLREEWTHKETERQQHLMDELKRTNEHQEELLALLSQNLQTPIHGIVSIAESLRQVTATMPSSGMSDQLGDIISSGHRMSDMINELRNSREIKLSGLDLNFRPVRVQAAADGVIVATKPFIKNPQVRLLNTVPADLPSALADFDRLHQVLLLLTNRLVRRAVTGQIEISAKLDHGRITVIICGTLESTEPIRAEGPDCSVVRQLIELHGSELEMESGPGPVTCYRFSLPAAEEVASLPSRRIRRRQNKQLRMMLALNDRTAAETLSQRAVKENFITSIVPTGKELLLSLEGQQPNIIILDQELPDTTAIALCKIIRQQFSIIELPVLIVAVGAGSDTIREALKAGANNCLQYRPDPEELLLWTMPLTNIRKETGELEETKFVLEQRVKERTMALEIAHMNLLTLNEEMQEVEKSRNEMLSAISHELGTPITLIHSYIQATQAGLIGQGDQRYLDMIHSKLVLLERLTEDLTDLSTYRSGHMSLHFESLNIREWLGKLTDELRADIEQSGRLFCFDGLTGEVGGLTLSGDKERLGQVFSNIIWNAVKHTDADNGEITLSAVVRTDSRTGAILENTASDGELIITIKDNGPGIPPEVLPHIFDRYFKGNKTSVKKGSGLGLAIAKEIVSSHQGEIRAESKLGRGSCFTIALPLEMEAQRGGNEHGTCKSADCRR from the coding sequence ATGCCGAAAGCGATTAAAGAGTTCTATTACATATTAATATGCATAACAGCTGCGATAGCAGTAATCTATTTCTTCGCCACACCGGCCGCCCCAGTATCATTTCTGTATACCGGCATTGTAATCGGAGGAATCGGCGCAGTTTTCTCACTGGCGCTTCTTCAATTCACGGAAACGCGGGAAACGGAGTATCTCTATTTCGTGCTGCTCGGAGCGGTACTCTTATATGTTGCGTTCACCCCCGATGCTATCTTCTGGATGGGCGGGGCGGCAGGGATAATCGCGATTTTCCTGGCAGAGGGGTTTCTGAATGCACGCCGTCATTACCCGTCGACGGAATGGCTAATCCAGAGTTTGCTCGCTGTGAATATCGCAATGGTGATTGTGCCGTTTGCTTCAATAGAAGCGGCAGAGGTGGCTGTGCCCATTGCGCTTGCTGTGACAACCCTTATGTTGATCTTCATTTCGATGGCCATTCAGCTTAAAAAATTAGCATACATACGCTTTTTCCTGGCTGGTTTACTTTTACTCGGGATAAGCCCGCTGATCGATCCATTATTGATTCCGCTCGGGATATTGCTGCTGGCAATCGCGATTGAAGAAAAAACGCAGATGAAACGGGATCTCCGGGAGGAATGGACGCATAAGGAGACAGAACGTCAGCAGCATTTGATGGATGAACTCAAGCGGACCAATGAACACCAGGAAGAGTTGCTGGCTCTCTTATCGCAGAATCTCCAGACGCCGATTCATGGGATCGTCAGCATTGCAGAGTCATTGCGGCAAGTGACGGCCACCATGCCGTCATCCGGCATGTCCGACCAATTGGGCGACATTATCTCAAGCGGGCACCGCATGTCCGATATGATCAACGAGCTCCGGAATTCCCGGGAAATTAAATTGAGCGGCCTGGATCTGAACTTCCGGCCGGTCAGAGTGCAGGCGGCAGCGGACGGTGTGATTGTGGCGACAAAACCTTTTATCAAGAATCCCCAAGTCAGGCTGCTGAATACGGTACCTGCAGATCTGCCATCTGCCCTGGCCGATTTCGACAGATTGCATCAAGTGCTGTTGCTGCTGACGAATCGGCTTGTCCGCAGAGCGGTGACGGGGCAAATTGAGATTTCGGCAAAGCTGGATCACGGAAGGATTACTGTCATCATCTGCGGTACGCTGGAATCGACGGAACCGATAAGAGCGGAAGGGCCGGACTGTTCGGTTGTCCGGCAATTGATTGAACTGCACGGCAGTGAACTGGAAATGGAATCGGGCCCCGGCCCGGTCACTTGTTACCGGTTCTCCCTTCCGGCCGCCGAAGAAGTGGCATCCCTTCCTTCCCGGCGCATCCGAAGAAGGCAGAATAAGCAGCTGCGAATGATGCTTGCGCTGAATGACAGGACAGCTGCAGAAACTCTCAGTCAGCGTGCTGTAAAAGAAAATTTTATCACATCCATTGTACCGACCGGAAAAGAATTGCTCCTTTCACTGGAGGGGCAGCAGCCTAACATCATAATCCTGGATCAGGAACTGCCGGATACGACAGCAATAGCGCTTTGCAAGATTATCCGTCAGCAATTCTCGATCATCGAACTCCCGGTGCTGATCGTTGCTGTTGGGGCGGGATCCGATACAATCAGAGAAGCACTTAAAGCAGGGGCGAATAATTGCCTTCAGTACCGGCCGGATCCGGAAGAACTGCTTCTCTGGACCATGCCGCTCACGAACATCAGGAAGGAAACAGGGGAACTGGAAGAGACGAAATTCGTTCTGGAGCAGCGGGTGAAGGAGCGGACAATGGCACTGGAAATCGCGCATATGAACTTGCTGACGCTCAATGAAGAAATGCAGGAAGTGGAAAAATCGCGCAATGAAATGCTGTCGGCTATCTCGCATGAGCTCGGTACACCGATTACGCTCATCCACTCCTACATCCAGGCAACACAAGCGGGGCTCATCGGCCAAGGGGATCAGCGCTATCTCGATATGATCCACAGCAAACTCGTCCTGCTCGAACGACTGACGGAAGATCTGACCGATTTATCGACATACCGGTCCGGTCATATGTCGCTCCATTTTGAATCCTTGAATATCCGGGAATGGCTCGGCAAGCTGACGGATGAATTGCGGGCGGATATTGAACAGAGTGGCCGGCTATTCTGTTTTGATGGGCTCACCGGTGAAGTGGGAGGGCTAACGCTGTCAGGTGACAAAGAACGGCTCGGACAAGTATTTTCCAACATTATCTGGAATGCCGTCAAACACACGGATGCCGATAACGGGGAGATCACGCTTTCCGCGGTAGTCCGGACGGATAGCCGAACCGGCGCCATACTGGAAAATACAGCGTCAGACGGCGAACTCATCATCACCATCAAAGATAACGGACCCGGCATTCCGCCGGAAGTGCTGCCACATATATTCGACCGTTATTTTAAAGGGAACAAAACATCAGTCAAAAAAGGAAGCGGTCTCGGTCTCGCGATCGCAAAGGAAATCGTATCATCCCACCAAGGAGAAATCAGGGCAGAAAGCAAACTCGGTCGTGGAAGCTGCTTTACAATTGCATTGCCACTGGAAATGGAAGCGCAAAGAGGGGGGAATGAACATGGAACCTGTAAAAGTGCTGATTGCCGAAGATGA
- a CDS encoding nuclease-related domain-containing protein: MIIKDRTPPVPLEALPRLQHRLPTAHAAQTAIPEQLYQTKAGFGGESYVDDVLRQVRLYRQPVIVRDLYFLTIAPCQIDTLLLFPHFAVVLEIKNYTGILHFSDEGRRMEREKHKTGERQGFDSPIVQLQIEMEELSHVFRELAIPLPVIGAVVLPHTKTLMRGDTGGVPVIYAKALGRWIAGLPRGKEWLQAGDVPKAGAALLQRQLRDKVIDFQKRIGYSAADVLAGVRCSGCGRVAVRVSERMHHCTACDVAFSDGFKRALDDWFDFKQPVISVRECQVYLGLKDRFAASYLLRKMGYIAEGNTSKRVYRRK; this comes from the coding sequence ATGATCATTAAGGACCGCACGCCCCCGGTGCCATTGGAGGCACTTCCGCGGCTGCAGCACCGGCTCCCCACGGCGCATGCCGCACAGACGGCAATTCCTGAGCAACTTTATCAGACGAAAGCGGGTTTCGGCGGCGAATCCTATGTCGATGACGTGCTCAGGCAGGTTCGGTTGTATAGGCAACCTGTGATTGTCCGTGATTTATATTTTCTTACGATTGCCCCCTGTCAGATCGATACCCTACTCCTATTTCCCCATTTTGCTGTTGTCCTGGAGATCAAGAATTATACGGGCATCCTTCATTTCTCGGATGAAGGGCGCCGGATGGAACGTGAGAAGCATAAGACCGGCGAGCGGCAAGGCTTCGATTCGCCGATTGTGCAATTACAGATTGAAATGGAAGAATTGTCGCATGTGTTCCGGGAGCTCGCGATTCCGCTGCCGGTGATCGGTGCGGTTGTGCTGCCGCATACGAAAACTCTCATGCGCGGCGATACGGGCGGTGTTCCTGTGATTTATGCGAAAGCGCTTGGGCGCTGGATTGCCGGGTTGCCTCGCGGGAAGGAGTGGTTGCAGGCTGGTGACGTACCGAAAGCCGGTGCCGCGCTTTTGCAACGGCAATTGCGGGATAAAGTCATCGATTTTCAGAAGCGTATCGGCTATTCGGCCGCGGATGTGCTGGCCGGTGTGCGGTGCAGTGGGTGCGGACGTGTTGCCGTGCGCGTCAGTGAGCGGATGCATCATTGCACGGCGTGTGATGTGGCATTCAGCGATGGATTCAAAAGGGCGCTGGATGACTGGTTTGATTTCAAGCAGCCGGTGATCAGCGTGCGGGAATGTCAGGTGTATTTGGGCTTGAAGGACCGCTTTGCTGCCAGCTATTTGTTAAGAAAAATGGGCTATATCGCTGAAGGCAACACATCCAAACGTGTTTATCGAAGAAAATGA
- a CDS encoding chitobiase/beta-hexosaminidase C-terminal domain-containing protein produces the protein MSNKKWKKTMKFVLAAGLAGSVIVPTAGTAVFAEADATDLIFSEYIEGSSNNKALELYNGTSADIDLSQYTLELYSNGGLTPSRTEKLSGTLSHNNTFIVYNSQAVAAITSIGDLASGVASFNGNDTVVLKKGDAIIDSFGQLGNAADFAANITLVRNESIEAGDMDPTDAFDTTAEYSASPQDTFSNLGAHTMDGTTTGPVEPDPETPLETVSIADARAAELGTIVQVEAIVTTASGQWGGDGFYLQDATGGVYVYPDSADVAPGDKVIVSGPLDEYRGEFQIEATEVEVVSSGNELPSVQTVSPSGINEETQGERVLVENVTISNLTEVNSYGTFEFTAAAENGEEVLVRNDNRNGLLYEDFAARYSEGDLIHVSGIASEFNGTYQLKTLGFESFELVNKPAVFPDIYPGTVAVGTEIILQSGWEDATIYYTTDGTTPTTASTEYTGPITLTEDVTIKAIAVSAETSEVFTYDYAVIKTEDLQISDIQGERHFSKYAGVTVNDIEGVVTYVDGSNFYIQDITPDDNPATSEGIVVYSRNHGLAPGDLVSLDGTVTEYFGDGYSEKFETDLPVTELTDVTVTKIGTAPVPEALVLGEDIIPPYEIIDNDNLTEFEPAEDGIDFWESLEGMLVAVPNPQIIGPQKYGELWVVSDLYPEKNFHKQEGLLISENDYNPEKVKINIDDEDYIAKAGDYLDGTVTGPVSYGYSNYQILATSESLPELIDGGVTPEETWIVPEEDELTIASYNVENFSADPSHTSDAKAQRVAESFVNDLNSPDIITLVEVQDNDGPIRSGTSAADESYERIIAEIVAAGGPEYEFVNIDPEYNQDGGQPGGNIRVGFLYNPERVTLNDTGAVGDFDDANYWTEDGDLALNPGRIAPDEAPNTRKAIAAEFTFQGEEIVVIGAHLNSKGGDEPLFGDNQPPYLGSEEERIRLAQSINDFIEAGLAADPDLNVVVAGDINDFEFSEPLEVLAGDILVNKVEDVPLEDRFSYFYQGNSQVLDHILVTDNLAEQTDIDMVHINAMFMEEHGRASDHDPLLIQIDFEEEVIPGEQHAEPDFSGEQAVVVTGEFDEEGNLNIHFSEDVVTELLVSGKNLFVDTPTAELTLTAEQIAQIAEAAGGEFTLEIGVGSEETVDNRPAIADQIDFGLLGAEGDELALTFGSAATITFDTKSNVKIQFGSFLADNGKWKIFQGEQGDGTFTISVNKLGTYTVVSNKGQLKK, from the coding sequence GTGAGCAATAAAAAGTGGAAGAAGACGATGAAGTTTGTTTTAGCTGCAGGTCTGGCCGGCAGTGTGATCGTACCGACTGCGGGAACTGCGGTGTTTGCGGAAGCGGATGCGACCGACCTGATTTTCTCGGAATACATTGAAGGAAGTTCGAATAACAAAGCGTTGGAATTATACAATGGCACAAGCGCTGATATCGATTTAAGCCAATATACACTCGAACTTTACTCGAACGGCGGGTTAACGCCTTCCCGAACCGAAAAGCTTTCCGGCACGTTATCGCATAACAATACATTCATTGTTTATAATAGCCAGGCAGTGGCAGCAATCACAAGTATCGGTGATTTGGCATCCGGGGTAGCAAGTTTCAACGGCAATGATACCGTTGTTCTGAAAAAAGGCGATGCGATTATCGATTCGTTCGGCCAGCTCGGGAACGCAGCGGATTTCGCGGCCAATATTACTCTCGTCCGCAATGAATCCATAGAAGCGGGCGACATGGATCCGACTGATGCATTTGATACGACTGCCGAATATTCAGCTTCTCCACAAGACACTTTTTCTAATCTCGGCGCGCACACAATGGACGGCACAACGACAGGACCGGTTGAGCCGGACCCGGAGACACCGCTTGAAACGGTTTCCATCGCCGATGCCCGCGCCGCTGAACTCGGCACCATCGTCCAAGTGGAAGCGATCGTCACGACGGCTTCCGGCCAATGGGGCGGTGATGGCTTCTACCTGCAGGATGCAACGGGTGGGGTTTACGTTTATCCGGATTCAGCCGATGTGGCGCCTGGCGATAAAGTGATCGTATCAGGTCCGCTTGATGAATACCGGGGCGAATTCCAGATTGAAGCGACAGAAGTTGAAGTCGTCTCATCAGGTAACGAGCTGCCATCAGTCCAGACCGTCAGTCCTTCAGGAATCAATGAAGAAACGCAGGGTGAGCGCGTACTCGTAGAGAACGTCACCATCTCGAACCTGACAGAAGTCAATAGTTACGGAACGTTCGAATTCACAGCAGCGGCGGAAAATGGCGAGGAAGTCCTGGTCCGCAACGATAACCGAAATGGTCTCCTCTATGAGGACTTTGCCGCGCGCTACAGTGAAGGCGACCTGATCCATGTATCCGGAATCGCTTCCGAATTCAATGGTACATATCAGCTGAAGACGCTCGGTTTTGAAAGCTTTGAGCTGGTCAATAAACCCGCGGTCTTCCCGGATATCTATCCAGGCACGGTAGCGGTCGGAACGGAAATCATTTTGCAGTCCGGCTGGGAAGATGCGACGATTTATTACACAACGGACGGCACAACACCGACGACCGCCAGCACAGAATACACAGGTCCGATCACGCTGACGGAAGACGTGACGATCAAAGCGATTGCGGTCAGCGCGGAAACATCCGAAGTGTTCACGTACGACTACGCGGTCATCAAGACAGAAGATCTGCAGATCAGCGACATTCAAGGGGAGCGCCACTTCTCGAAATACGCGGGCGTGACCGTCAATGACATAGAAGGCGTCGTGACATATGTCGACGGCAGCAATTTCTATATCCAAGACATCACACCGGATGATAACCCGGCGACTTCTGAAGGAATCGTCGTCTACAGCCGGAACCACGGCCTCGCGCCTGGAGACCTTGTTTCATTGGACGGCACAGTCACTGAATACTTCGGCGATGGCTACAGTGAGAAGTTTGAGACGGATCTTCCGGTCACCGAATTGACGGACGTTACCGTCACAAAAATTGGCACAGCTCCGGTGCCGGAAGCGCTTGTGCTTGGTGAGGATATCATCCCGCCGTACGAAATCATAGACAATGATAATTTGACGGAATTCGAACCGGCGGAAGACGGCATTGACTTCTGGGAATCGCTTGAAGGCATGCTCGTAGCAGTGCCGAATCCGCAAATCATCGGGCCGCAGAAATACGGCGAGCTGTGGGTCGTGTCTGATCTTTATCCGGAAAAGAACTTTCACAAGCAGGAAGGCCTCCTGATCTCGGAAAACGACTACAACCCGGAAAAAGTGAAGATCAACATCGACGATGAAGACTATATTGCAAAAGCGGGCGACTACCTCGATGGCACAGTTACTGGACCGGTTTCCTATGGCTATAGCAACTATCAAATCCTAGCGACTTCCGAGAGCCTGCCTGAACTGATTGATGGCGGCGTGACACCGGAAGAAACATGGATTGTGCCGGAAGAAGATGAACTGACGATCGCTTCATACAACGTCGAAAACTTCTCGGCCGACCCGAGTCACACATCTGATGCGAAAGCGCAGCGCGTGGCGGAGTCTTTCGTGAATGACTTGAATTCACCGGATATCATCACGCTCGTTGAAGTTCAGGACAACGACGGTCCGATCAGATCCGGAACTTCCGCGGCGGATGAAAGCTATGAACGCATCATTGCGGAAATCGTGGCAGCGGGCGGTCCCGAATACGAATTCGTGAACATCGATCCGGAGTACAACCAGGACGGCGGACAGCCGGGCGGTAACATCCGCGTCGGTTTCCTCTACAATCCGGAACGGGTGACGTTGAATGACACAGGAGCAGTCGGCGACTTTGATGACGCCAACTACTGGACAGAAGACGGTGACCTGGCGCTGAACCCGGGTCGCATCGCACCGGACGAGGCACCGAACACTCGGAAAGCGATCGCTGCGGAATTCACGTTCCAAGGTGAAGAAATCGTCGTCATCGGCGCGCACTTGAACTCGAAAGGAGGAGACGAGCCGTTATTCGGTGACAACCAACCGCCGTATCTTGGTTCGGAAGAAGAACGGATCCGACTCGCCCAATCGATCAATGACTTCATTGAAGCGGGGCTTGCAGCAGACCCTGATCTGAATGTTGTGGTTGCAGGGGATATTAACGACTTTGAATTCTCAGAGCCGCTTGAAGTATTGGCGGGTGATATTCTCGTAAATAAAGTTGAAGATGTGCCGCTCGAAGACCGCTTCTCGTACTTTTATCAGGGCAACTCGCAAGTGCTCGACCACATTCTCGTAACAGACAACCTGGCTGAACAGACAGACATCGATATGGTCCATATCAACGCGATGTTCATGGAAGAACATGGCCGCGCATCCGACCATGATCCATTGCTCATCCAGATCGATTTTGAAGAAGAAGTCATTCCGGGCGAACAGCATGCAGAACCGGACTTCTCCGGTGAACAGGCGGTTGTCGTTACAGGCGAATTCGATGAAGAAGGAAATCTCAACATCCACTTCAGTGAAGACGTTGTTACGGAACTGCTCGTGAGCGGCAAGAATCTCTTCGTCGACACACCGACAGCCGAGCTCACACTGACGGCTGAACAAATCGCGCAAATTGCTGAAGCTGCCGGCGGTGAATTCACCCTCGAAATTGGTGTGGGCAGCGAAGAGACTGTCGACAACCGCCCGGCCATCGCTGACCAAATCGACTTCGGTCTCCTCGGAGCGGAAGGCGACGAACTGGCACTGACATTCGGTTCAGCAGCCACCATCACATTCGATACCAAATCCAATGTGAAAATCCAGTTCGGTTCATTCCTTGCCGACAACGGCAAATGGAAAATCTTCCAAGGCGAACAAGGTGACGGCACATTCACCATTAGCGTCAACAAACTCGGCACATACACCGTCGTATCAAATAAAGGCCAATTGAAGAAATAA
- a CDS encoding YveK family protein, giving the protein MGNAIDLKRFLEVVKKRMPLILASSLLMVLIAGIVSYKVLTPTYEATTQLLVNQTSSSEQGFTAADIEANVQLISTYNIIIKSPAILSQVIDELGLEETTETLTERIEVSSVEGSQVVMINVQDKSMGTAVDIANATATIFQREIQNLMNADNVNILSPANIPAEPIPVKPNPLVNMTIGAIMGLLLGTGAAVMLDQLNTTVRTEDNAEEMGLIVLGVVSPIPKYKTMNNIGEEQDPYA; this is encoded by the coding sequence GTGGGTAATGCAATCGATTTAAAGCGTTTCCTGGAAGTTGTCAAAAAGCGCATGCCATTGATTTTGGCTTCATCACTGTTAATGGTCTTGATAGCTGGAATTGTCAGTTATAAAGTTCTGACACCGACATATGAAGCAACAACACAGCTCTTAGTAAATCAAACTTCATCTTCCGAACAGGGATTCACTGCAGCAGACATTGAAGCCAACGTTCAATTGATCAGTACGTACAATATTATTATTAAAAGTCCGGCGATCCTTTCACAAGTCATTGACGAACTAGGATTGGAAGAAACGACAGAAACATTGACAGAGCGCATTGAAGTCAGCAGTGTAGAAGGTTCTCAGGTTGTAATGATTAATGTGCAGGATAAAAGTATGGGAACAGCAGTGGATATTGCAAACGCAACAGCCACAATATTCCAGCGGGAGATTCAGAATCTAATGAATGCAGATAATGTAAATATTCTTTCGCCTGCTAATATCCCGGCAGAACCGATTCCAGTTAAACCTAATCCGCTCGTTAATATGACAATCGGTGCCATTATGGGCCTCTTGCTGGGAACAGGAGCTGCAGTCATGCTTGATCAGCTTAATACAACAGTGCGGACAGAAGACAATGCAGAAGAGATGGGGCTGATTGTTCTGGGGGTTGTGAGTCCGATTCCGAAATATAAAACGATGAATAACATTGGAGAGGAGCAGGATCCATATGCGTAA
- a CDS encoding CpsD/CapB family tyrosine-protein kinase → MRNKLPSIYQTARKMAVHTDPRSVVAEQYRSIRTNINFARTEAKIKTILVTSALKEEGKSTTACNMAIAFTEEGKKVLLVDADMRRPTVHFTFLQNGKVGLSSLFMGTATISEAISETRIAGLDVLPCGPLPSNPAELLGSSRMDQLIEELKKQYDVVLFDSPPLLSVTDSRILANKCDGTILVVRAGISEQVTTARARDSLHSSKGNLLGVVLNNYRLSKDRVYGH, encoded by the coding sequence ATGCGTAATAAACTGCCATCGATTTACCAGACAGCAAGAAAAATGGCCGTACATACTGATCCCAGATCAGTTGTGGCTGAGCAATATCGCAGCATCAGAACAAATATTAATTTTGCTAGAACAGAAGCAAAGATAAAAACAATCCTTGTTACTTCGGCATTAAAGGAAGAGGGGAAATCGACAACGGCTTGTAATATGGCTATAGCATTCACGGAAGAGGGCAAAAAAGTATTGTTAGTCGATGCTGACATGCGGCGTCCCACCGTTCATTTCACTTTTCTCCAAAATGGGAAGGTGGGGCTTTCCAGCTTGTTTATGGGAACAGCGACAATTAGTGAAGCGATCAGCGAAACCCGTATTGCAGGGTTGGATGTACTGCCTTGTGGTCCGTTGCCGTCCAACCCGGCAGAGTTACTTGGCTCTTCCCGGATGGATCAGTTGATCGAGGAACTCAAGAAGCAGTATGATGTTGTGCTTTTTGATTCACCACCGCTCTTATCGGTGACTGATTCAAGAATCTTGGCGAACAAATGCGATGGTACCATCTTGGTTGTCCGCGCGGGGATATCAGAACAAGTAACGACAGCAAGGGCACGCGACTCTCTTCACTCATCAAAAGGAAATCTGCTAGGCGTTGTCCTGAATAACTATCGGCTCAGCAAAGACCGGGTCTACGGTCATTAA
- a CDS encoding glycosyltransferase, with product MRILHILSSDRLSGAENVAADICMMFEGEHESAYCSPDGTIREALGNRNIQFVPLQKVTPTEVRKAIQQFEPDLIHAHDIRATTVAAFVSGKIPVISHLHGNGEEMRRVSPKSVAYLLSVKKVKKIITVSESIAQEYKFGTFIQGRNTFMRNIIYVPRVHKLVQRDSNDYAFDFVYLGRLSYPKNPTRIAEVAASVLQDLPEATFGVIGDGELKEDMVRVFESRGVRDRVVFTGNLPYPYKALKQAKCMLMCSRFEGTPIAALEALALGVPIVSTSVDGMVDMVDDRVTGYLRQENKGLIEAVKSLLTDPNLQKKMKEASVMKFERLNNEGGYRSELNHIYTQAQSKKRKIK from the coding sequence ATGAGGATTTTGCATATCTTGAGTAGTGACCGGTTATCAGGAGCGGAAAACGTAGCAGCAGATATATGTATGATGTTTGAAGGGGAACATGAATCAGCATATTGTTCACCGGATGGGACGATCCGGGAAGCGCTCGGGAACAGAAATATCCAATTCGTTCCGTTGCAAAAAGTAACTCCTACAGAAGTTAGAAAAGCGATCCAGCAGTTTGAACCGGATTTAATTCATGCGCATGATATTAGAGCAACGACGGTAGCAGCGTTCGTTTCTGGAAAAATACCGGTGATTTCACACTTGCATGGCAATGGAGAGGAGATGCGAAGGGTAAGTCCTAAATCTGTCGCATATCTATTATCAGTTAAAAAAGTGAAAAAAATCATTACTGTATCAGAGAGTATTGCACAAGAATATAAATTCGGGACTTTTATCCAAGGACGGAATACTTTCATGAGAAACATCATATATGTACCGAGAGTTCATAAATTGGTGCAACGGGATTCAAATGACTATGCGTTTGACTTTGTCTATCTTGGCAGATTATCTTATCCTAAAAATCCTACTCGAATTGCTGAGGTAGCAGCCAGTGTGCTGCAAGACCTACCGGAGGCTACTTTCGGGGTTATCGGGGATGGGGAATTAAAGGAAGATATGGTTCGGGTATTTGAGAGTAGAGGGGTGCGGGATCGAGTAGTGTTCACCGGAAACTTGCCTTATCCATATAAAGCATTAAAACAGGCGAAATGCATGTTAATGTGTTCCCGCTTTGAAGGTACGCCGATTGCGGCTCTTGAGGCATTAGCGCTGGGTGTGCCTATTGTTAGCACATCTGTCGACGGTATGGTTGATATGGTGGATGATAGAGTAACCGGTTATTTGAGGCAGGAAAACAAGGGATTGATAGAAGCGGTGAAATCCTTGCTGACTGATCCAAACCTACAGAAAAAAATGAAAGAGGCAAGTGTTATGAAGTTTGAACGGTTGAATAATGAAGGTGGTTATAGAAGTGAACTAAACCATATTTATACTCAAGCTCAGTCAAAAAAGCGGAAAATTAAATAA
- a CDS encoding response regulator transcription factor gives MEPVKVLIAEDEVGIRELMQLFLEKKGYQVILAEDGYEAMDFLAKEQPDLMLLDIEMPGLSGLEVCEKIRLHAKLPILFVSYRKELAYKIQGLEVGGDDYITKPFDFNELEARIRAILRRKGWLAGETDALSMLHFGDFTLNIDAKELLCEGEPVRLFSKEFQLLLLLAQNPNRVWTAEQLYDRVWGCLSEGDVQTVKVHISNLRRKVERNPTKPTYIQTVRGFGYKFVI, from the coding sequence ATGGAACCTGTAAAAGTGCTGATTGCCGAAGATGAAGTTGGCATCCGTGAATTGATGCAGCTGTTTCTTGAGAAGAAGGGATACCAGGTCATTTTAGCGGAAGACGGATATGAGGCGATGGACTTTCTTGCGAAAGAACAGCCGGACCTGATGCTGCTGGATATTGAGATGCCTGGTCTCAGTGGCTTGGAAGTATGTGAAAAGATCCGTCTTCATGCCAAATTGCCGATTTTATTTGTCAGTTACCGAAAGGAGCTGGCTTATAAGATTCAGGGGCTTGAAGTGGGAGGGGACGATTATATCACGAAGCCTTTTGACTTCAATGAACTAGAAGCTCGAATCCGAGCGATTCTTCGACGGAAGGGTTGGCTTGCTGGAGAAACAGATGCTCTATCCATGCTTCACTTCGGTGATTTCACACTCAATATTGACGCCAAAGAACTTTTATGTGAGGGCGAACCAGTCCGGTTGTTCAGTAAGGAATTCCAACTTCTCCTCCTGCTTGCACAAAATCCGAATCGGGTCTGGACAGCCGAGCAATTATATGATCGGGTATGGGGTTGTCTTTCAGAAGGTGATGTACAAACAGTCAAGGTGCATATTAGTAACCTAAGGCGCAAAGTAGAGCGGAATCCAACAAAGCCTACTTATATCCAGACCGTTCGAGGATTTGGATATAAGTTTGTTATCTAA